The following are encoded together in the bacterium genome:
- the panB gene encoding 3-methyl-2-oxobutanoate hydroxymethyltransferase, with protein MTIPEIQRMKGEKKIVALTCYDFQMAKILDSAGVDIVLVGDSLGMVVLGYENTLPVTMEEMLHHTKAVKRGIKNSLLVGDMPFLSYKVSIKDSLYNAGRMIKEGGASAVKLEGGIEIIPTIKAILDADIPVMGHIGLRPQAIHKMGGYKVQRDEMLIEEAKALEEAGIFSLVLECIPESLAKRISEALKIPTIGIGSGIHCDGQILVLNDMIGLTERSPRFVRRYLNM; from the coding sequence ATGACCATTCCCGAGATACAGAGGATGAAGGGGGAGAAAAAGATTGTAGCCCTTACTTGCTATGATTTCCAGATGGCAAAGATATTGGATAGTGCTGGGGTTGATATAGTTTTGGTGGGAGATTCCTTGGGTATGGTTGTTCTAGGATATGAAAATACCCTTCCGGTTACAATGGAGGAGATGCTCCATCATACAAAGGCAGTAAAAAGGGGGATAAAAAATAGCCTTTTGGTGGGTGATATGCCATTTTTATCCTATAAGGTTTCCATTAAGGATTCTCTCTATAATGCCGGAAGGATGATAAAAGAAGGTGGGGCAAGTGCGGTAAAGCTTGAGGGAGGAATTGAAATTATTCCAACCATAAAGGCGATTTTGGATGCCGATATTCCGGTAATGGGTCATATTGGCTTAAGGCCACAGGCAATTCATAAAATGGGAGGTTATAAGGTGCAAAGGGATGAAATGTTGATTGAAGAAGCAAAAGCACTTGAAGAAGCAGGCATATTCTCCCTTGTGCTTGAATGTATCCCAGAAAGCTTGGCAAAAAGAATCAGCGAAGCATTAAAAATTCCTACGATTGGTATTGGCTCTGGGATACATTGCGATGGACAAATCCTGGTGCTTAATGATATGATTGGTCTTACTGAAAGGTCTCCTAGGTTTGTAAGGAGGTATTTGAATATG
- a CDS encoding DUF87 domain-containing protein, which yields MSERINIEQLISSSERIGTIGSPSSTSELSLDILGTAVGKKLLGELALFRFTQDGKPHYALGQITEVQLKNIWLEDPTMRSLARQRGQVNPVSGQQDTHLGDMTVSAVFSEMDNKFEPSILGTVPATGTFIHLATDQILDSVLERYQDEIFYLGHVYGSTPKLPLWFKHFGIGPNGAGEAYHLGVFGKTGSGKSVLAKMILLAYARYPKMALLVIDPQGEFSKDMLNERTGNGFVLPMKKITQVLGKNSFVMTVRNLVLDRWELFEQILFESLFFERLTIPKGENRELACNILSDKLQKAKVKLEELHARFSFDKAWNLLKDERVQKVFYRTEASRLRFDTAIKEADANEFYKEYWTPITELFRIDRSGAKSVNKALSWLLNPETETRPILVIDLSKEQAKDLFWNDKIQALVIKRLLDGLTQTAEYFYKEGQSLNALVVIDEAHRLAPRDLPSDDSAARSVREILVNAARTTRKYGLGWMFISQTLSSLHREIIGQLRIFFFGFGLALGAEFISLKEIIGGDPNSLKLYQRFRDPHSAFDIASRQYAFMTVGPVSPLSFAGTPLFLTAFNTPEEFLRVNRLEVVR from the coding sequence ATTAGACATTCTTGGTACTGCTGTTGGTAAAAAATTGCTTGGAGAGCTTGCCCTTTTTAGATTCACTCAGGATGGCAAGCCACATTATGCATTAGGACAAATAACAGAGGTCCAGTTAAAGAATATCTGGCTTGAAGACCCAACAATGAGGTCTCTTGCACGGCAGAGAGGCCAGGTTAACCCTGTAAGTGGACAGCAGGATACCCACCTTGGAGATATGACTGTAAGTGCAGTATTTAGTGAGATGGACAACAAATTTGAACCAAGTATTTTGGGAACAGTTCCAGCCACCGGGACTTTTATCCATTTAGCCACTGACCAGATATTAGATAGTGTGCTAGAAAGATATCAAGATGAAATATTTTACCTTGGTCATGTTTATGGATCAACACCCAAATTACCTCTTTGGTTTAAGCATTTCGGAATAGGACCAAATGGAGCTGGCGAGGCATATCACCTCGGCGTCTTTGGTAAAACGGGTTCTGGAAAGTCAGTTCTCGCAAAGATGATTCTATTGGCATATGCTCGTTATCCCAAAATGGCTCTTCTCGTTATTGATCCTCAGGGTGAATTTAGCAAAGATATGCTAAATGAAAGAACCGGAAATGGTTTTGTCTTGCCGATGAAGAAAATAACCCAAGTTTTAGGTAAGAATAGCTTCGTTATGACTGTCAGAAATTTGGTTTTGGACAGGTGGGAGTTGTTTGAGCAAATTCTCTTCGAATCCTTGTTTTTTGAGCGACTGACTATTCCAAAAGGAGAAAACCGAGAACTTGCATGTAACATTCTCTCTGACAAATTACAAAAGGCTAAGGTTAAACTTGAAGAACTCCACGCAAGGTTCTCCTTTGATAAAGCATGGAATCTTCTTAAAGACGAGAGGGTGCAGAAAGTTTTTTACCGCACTGAGGCTTCAAGGCTTCGTTTTGATACTGCTATCAAAGAAGCTGACGCAAATGAATTTTATAAGGAATATTGGACGCCAATAACGGAGTTATTCAGAATAGATAGAAGTGGTGCAAAGAGTGTGAATAAAGCCTTAAGTTGGCTTCTGAATCCAGAAACAGAGACAAGACCTATCCTTGTGATTGATCTCTCAAAAGAACAAGCAAAAGACTTGTTTTGGAATGATAAAATTCAAGCTTTGGTGATAAAGCGCCTGCTTGATGGGCTGACACAAACCGCTGAATACTTCTATAAGGAAGGCCAAAGTCTTAATGCACTTGTTGTTATTGATGAAGCTCACCGGCTTGCTCCCCGAGACCTACCCTCTGATGATAGTGCCGCTCGGAGTGTCCGCGAAATCCTTGTGAATGCCGCGAGAACCACAAGAAAATATGGACTTGGATGGATGTTTATTAGCCAAACCCTATCAAGTCTACATCGGGAAATTATTGGCCAATTGAGAATATTTTTCTTTGGGTTTGGTTTGGCTTTAGGTGCTGAATTTATCTCTCTAAAAGAAATTATTGGCGGTGACCCCAATAGCCTTAAACTTTATCAACGGTTTCGTGATCCCCATAGTGCTTTTGATATAGCATCAAGACAATATGCCTTTATGACAGTAGGGCCTGTTTCGCCATTATCTTTTGCAGGAACGCCATTATTTCTTACCGCATTTAATACACCAGAAGAATTCTTAAGGGTAAATAGATTGGAGGTTGTCCGATGA